One part of the Acidimicrobiales bacterium genome encodes these proteins:
- a CDS encoding ABC transporter ATP-binding protein, translating into MGRVAFDHVTKRFGDVTAVDDLTLDVADQEFLVLVGPSGCGKTTALRMLAGLDDPTSGDIVIGERVVTEVAAIDRDIAMVFQSYALYPHMSVRRNIEFPLRSRKVPADERNELVAEAAAALGLEQLLDRKPAQLSGGQRQRVALARAIVRRPEVFLMDEPLSNLDAKLRVQTRAELVELQRRLATTVVYVTHDQVEAMTMADRMAVMDQGILQQVGPPQEVYAKPANLFVARFIGNPPMNTITGTVFRTDGTLGVQLPGGRVTLPESVAAAVQAHDGDDVVVGVRPEHATLDPEGSIEATVAVVEVLGHEQHVICRLADDTLFTVRQPNDDVPPGLGVGLRIAVDSRRLHVFDPESGRRLEVAPAAPAEPAETTT; encoded by the coding sequence ATGGGACGGGTTGCCTTCGACCACGTCACCAAGCGCTTCGGCGACGTGACCGCGGTCGACGATCTCACCCTCGATGTGGCCGACCAGGAGTTCCTGGTGCTGGTCGGACCGTCGGGGTGCGGCAAGACGACAGCGCTGCGGATGCTGGCGGGCCTCGACGACCCCACGTCGGGCGACATCGTGATCGGCGAGCGGGTGGTCACCGAGGTGGCCGCCATCGACCGCGACATCGCCATGGTGTTCCAGAGCTACGCGCTCTACCCGCACATGTCGGTGCGGCGGAACATCGAGTTCCCGCTGCGCAGCCGCAAGGTGCCGGCCGACGAGCGCAACGAGCTGGTGGCCGAGGCCGCCGCGGCGCTGGGCCTGGAGCAGCTGCTCGACCGCAAGCCGGCGCAGCTGTCGGGCGGTCAGCGGCAGCGGGTGGCGCTGGCCCGGGCGATCGTGCGCCGGCCCGAGGTGTTCCTGATGGACGAGCCGCTGTCGAACCTCGACGCCAAGCTGCGGGTGCAGACCCGGGCCGAGCTCGTGGAGCTGCAGCGGCGGCTGGCCACCACGGTCGTCTACGTGACCCACGACCAGGTCGAGGCCATGACGATGGCCGACCGCATGGCGGTGATGGACCAGGGCATCCTCCAGCAGGTCGGGCCGCCCCAGGAGGTCTACGCCAAGCCGGCGAACCTCTTCGTGGCCCGCTTCATCGGCAACCCGCCGATGAACACGATCACCGGCACGGTGTTCCGGACCGACGGCACGCTCGGCGTCCAGCTCCCCGGCGGCCGGGTGACGCTGCCGGAGAGCGTGGCCGCGGCCGTGCAGGCGCACGACGGCGACGACGTGGTGGTCGGCGTGCGACCCGAGCACGCCACGCTCGACCCCGAGGGCAGCATCGAGGCGACCGTCGCGGTGGTCGAGGTGCTGGGCCACGAGCAGCACGTGATCTGCCGGCTGGCCGACGACACGCTGTTCACCGTCCGCCAGCCCAACGACGACGTCCCGCCCGGCCTGGGCGTCGGCCTCCGCATCGCCGTCGACTCCCGCCGCCTCCACGTCTTCGACCCGGAGTCCGGCCGTCGTCTCGAGGTCGCCCCCGCGGCGCCGGCCGAACCGGCGGAGACGACGACGTAA
- a CDS encoding extracellular solute-binding protein, with product MTRRTWRWWGAFLASALVVTAAACGGGDDDDDGGDEGSLEDPGDCVPVDLASSPEKLELMTDLADDFNGSDAADMDGGDCAFVRVQSKSSGFAESLLAEGWDENLEGPRPVIWSPAASTWGTVLNQQTGTAITDPAAERFMLSPLVIAMPRPMADALGWPDTPVGFADILALARDTQGWAGKGHPEWGAFRLGKTNPNFSTSGLSALIAQAYAATNKSSGLSSEDLDNPAVAQFASAVESAVVHYGDTTLTFLNNWYRADQRGNPFQYVSAVAVEEKSVIDYNTGNPDGILDAGEEARPPREPLVAIYPKEGTLYSDHPLFVLDAEWVSQEEKDAAQLFVDFAGTADNQEKVLEYGFRPGNPDVAVGAPITEDNGVNPATPDTLLEVPEPPVLADLLADWQTQRKSARVLLLVDVSGSMGDPGNPETGETKLDLAKTAAAQALDLFKDDDEVGLWTFSTELGPQGTDNILKLQEPARVGDVREQLAGQIRDLAPVANTPLYEATQEAYDAALEAFDPSRINAVVVLSDGMNQDGDNTDDRDQLASLIDSLESSSEGVASRPVRVFPIGYGGDADQSTLRQIAEATSAAAYDASDPTTIDRVLNNVISNF from the coding sequence ATGACCCGGCGGACTTGGCGGTGGTGGGGAGCGTTCCTGGCATCGGCGCTGGTCGTGACGGCGGCGGCGTGCGGCGGCGGCGATGACGACGACGACGGCGGTGACGAGGGCAGCCTCGAGGACCCCGGCGACTGCGTGCCGGTCGACCTGGCGTCGTCGCCCGAGAAGCTCGAGCTGATGACCGACCTGGCCGACGACTTCAACGGCTCCGACGCCGCCGACATGGACGGCGGCGACTGCGCCTTCGTGCGGGTTCAGAGCAAGTCGTCCGGCTTCGCCGAGTCGCTGCTGGCCGAGGGCTGGGACGAGAACCTCGAAGGGCCGCGGCCGGTGATCTGGTCGCCCGCCGCGTCGACCTGGGGCACGGTGCTCAACCAGCAGACCGGCACGGCGATCACCGACCCCGCCGCCGAGCGCTTCATGCTCAGCCCGCTGGTCATCGCCATGCCCCGGCCGATGGCGGACGCACTGGGTTGGCCCGATACCCCCGTGGGCTTCGCCGACATCCTCGCCCTGGCCCGCGACACCCAGGGCTGGGCCGGCAAGGGCCACCCCGAGTGGGGTGCGTTCCGCCTGGGCAAGACCAACCCGAACTTCTCCACCAGCGGACTCTCCGCGCTCATCGCCCAGGCCTACGCGGCCACCAACAAGTCCAGCGGCCTGTCGTCGGAGGACCTCGACAACCCCGCGGTCGCCCAGTTCGCCAGCGCCGTCGAGTCGGCGGTCGTCCACTACGGCGACACCACCCTCACGTTCCTCAACAACTGGTACCGGGCCGACCAGCGCGGCAACCCGTTCCAGTACGTGTCGGCCGTGGCGGTCGAGGAGAAGTCGGTGATCGACTACAACACCGGCAACCCCGACGGCATCCTCGACGCCGGCGAGGAGGCCCGCCCGCCCCGCGAGCCGCTGGTCGCCATCTATCCCAAGGAAGGCACCCTCTACTCCGACCACCCGCTGTTCGTGCTCGACGCCGAGTGGGTGAGCCAGGAGGAGAAGGACGCGGCGCAGCTGTTCGTCGACTTCGCCGGCACCGCGGACAACCAGGAGAAGGTGCTGGAGTACGGCTTCCGCCCCGGCAACCCCGACGTGGCGGTGGGCGCCCCCATCACCGAGGACAACGGCGTCAACCCCGCCACGCCCGACACGCTGCTCGAGGTGCCCGAGCCCCCCGTGCTGGCCGACCTGCTCGCCGACTGGCAGACGCAGCGCAAGTCGGCCCGGGTGCTGCTGCTGGTCGACGTGTCCGGCTCGATGGGCGACCCGGGCAACCCGGAGACCGGCGAGACCAAGCTCGACCTGGCGAAGACGGCCGCGGCCCAGGCACTCGACCTGTTCAAGGACGACGACGAGGTCGGCCTGTGGACGTTCTCCACCGAGCTCGGCCCGCAGGGCACCGACAACATCCTGAAGCTGCAGGAGCCTGCCCGGGTGGGCGACGTGCGCGAGCAGCTCGCCGGCCAGATCCGCGACCTGGCGCCGGTGGCCAACACGCCGCTGTACGAGGCCACCCAGGAGGCGTACGACGCCGCGCTGGAGGCCTTCGACCCCAGCCGGATCAACGCCGTGGTGGTGCTGTCGGACGGCATGAACCAGGACGGCGACAACACCGACGACCGCGACCAGCTCGCCTCGCTGATCGACTCACTGGAGTCGTCGAGCGAGGGTGTGGCCAGCCGGCCGGTGCGGGTGTTCCCGATCGGCTACGGCGGCGACGCCGACCAGTCGACCCTGCGCCAGATCGCCGAGGCCACGTCGGCCGCGGCCTACGACGCCTCCGACCCGACCACCATCGACCGGGTCCTCAACAACGTGATCTCCAACTTCTGA
- a CDS encoding ABC transporter substrate-binding protein, whose protein sequence is MGGARRAWVVAAATGLLVASCGGGDDDGASGDDEGDEAATTELPPCPLDALDDATEPVEIVYWHGMTRVAEDALKALTDEFNASQDRVQVKLVNNSSGNQHDKYLAGLQTGDLPDVIQHDATLLQQMVDTQTVVPAESCIAAMEERGDEFDEADWVERSLVYHQLDGVQWALPFGVANPVLLYNRAAFTEAGLDPDDPPATLDDYRSAAEALVDAGYRYGAAVAIEAWHFEEFLALAGETYVDQGNGRTDRATQVTFDGGSGEELYAFFDQLVDDGLAVTNPREGPDGINNLLAIGNGDAGMTVVSSSALGSVLEVLGSDQYTDVELGVGPMPGLTEDGGVVVAGGGLSITARDPAKQAAGWELIQFLTSPESQATWAAATGYAPVRQSSVDLPELRQRWEEEPGFRISYDQLVEGVENEATAGPMVGDMAAVRTAVEEALTAMFVADLAPDEALAEAAQVSNDAIASYNERLGG, encoded by the coding sequence GCTGGTCGCGTCGTGTGGCGGTGGCGACGACGACGGCGCGTCGGGCGACGACGAGGGCGACGAAGCGGCGACCACGGAGCTGCCCCCCTGCCCGCTCGACGCCCTCGACGACGCCACCGAGCCGGTCGAGATCGTCTACTGGCACGGGATGACCCGGGTCGCCGAGGACGCCCTGAAGGCCCTCACCGACGAGTTCAACGCCTCGCAGGACCGGGTGCAGGTGAAGCTGGTGAACAACTCCAGCGGCAATCAGCACGACAAGTACCTGGCCGGGCTCCAGACCGGCGACCTGCCCGACGTGATCCAGCACGACGCCACCCTGCTGCAGCAGATGGTCGACACGCAGACCGTGGTGCCGGCCGAGTCGTGCATCGCGGCGATGGAGGAGCGGGGCGACGAGTTCGACGAGGCCGACTGGGTGGAGCGCAGCCTCGTGTACCACCAGCTGGACGGGGTGCAGTGGGCGCTGCCGTTCGGCGTCGCCAACCCGGTGCTGCTCTACAACAGGGCGGCCTTCACCGAGGCGGGGCTCGACCCCGACGACCCGCCCGCCACCCTCGACGACTACCGGTCCGCCGCCGAGGCCCTGGTCGACGCCGGCTACCGCTACGGCGCCGCGGTGGCGATCGAGGCGTGGCACTTCGAGGAGTTCCTCGCCCTGGCCGGTGAGACCTACGTCGACCAGGGCAACGGCCGCACGGACCGGGCCACGCAGGTGACCTTCGACGGCGGGTCCGGCGAGGAGCTGTACGCCTTCTTCGACCAGCTGGTCGACGACGGCCTCGCCGTGACCAACCCCCGCGAGGGGCCCGACGGCATCAACAACCTGCTGGCCATTGGCAACGGCGACGCCGGGATGACGGTGGTGTCGTCCTCGGCGCTGGGATCGGTGCTGGAGGTGCTCGGGTCGGACCAGTACACCGACGTCGAGCTGGGCGTGGGCCCGATGCCCGGGTTGACCGAGGACGGGGGTGTCGTCGTCGCCGGTGGAGGCCTGTCGATCACCGCCCGCGACCCGGCCAAGCAGGCCGCCGGCTGGGAGCTCATCCAGTTCCTCACCAGCCCCGAGAGCCAGGCCACGTGGGCCGCGGCCACCGGCTACGCCCCGGTGCGCCAGTCGTCGGTCGACCTGCCCGAGCTCCGGCAGCGCTGGGAGGAGGAGCCCGGCTTCCGCATCTCCTACGACCAGCTGGTGGAGGGCGTCGAGAACGAGGCGACCGCCGGCCCGATGGTGGGCGACATGGCCGCGGTGCGGACCGCCGTCGAGGAGGCGCTGACCGCCATGTTCGTCGCCGACCTGGCCCCCGACGAGGCGCTCGCCGAGGCCGCCCAGGTCTCGAACGACGCGATTGCCTCCTACAACGAGCGCCTCGGTGGGTAA
- a CDS encoding glutamate-5-semialdehyde dehydrogenase produces the protein MSTIPELGRRAKAAGRVLATASTEAKDAALLGAADLLVERTADLLRANAEDVAREEGAGVSPTVVDRLRLTAARVEGMAGGLRQVAALPDPVGGITEGWTRPNGLRIHKVRVPLGVVAIIYENRPNVTSDAFGLCLKSGNAAFLRGSSGAIRSNMAIAGVLREALAKAGLPEDALVLVEDTSREAAVEFMRQRDSIDCLIPRGGPSLISSILDNATVPYVIDGDGNCHVYVDAAADLGMALDILDNAKTQRPSVCNAAETALVHEAVAEAFLPRLAERLDGVELVGDERVAAALGVPLATEDDWAHEFLALKLAVRVVPSLDAAVDHVARYGSGHSEAIVTGDLAAAERWTDEVDAAAVLVNASTRFVDGEEFGFGAEIGISTQKLHARGPMGLRELTTEKYVVHGTGQVRP, from the coding sequence ATGTCGACCATTCCTGAGCTGGGGCGCCGAGCCAAGGCCGCCGGGCGGGTGCTGGCCACCGCGTCGACCGAGGCCAAGGACGCCGCCCTGCTCGGGGCCGCCGACCTGCTGGTGGAGCGCACCGCGGACCTGCTCCGAGCGAACGCCGAGGACGTCGCCCGGGAGGAGGGCGCGGGCGTCAGCCCCACCGTCGTCGACCGCCTGCGGCTGACCGCGGCCCGGGTGGAGGGGATGGCCGGCGGTCTGCGCCAGGTGGCCGCCCTGCCCGACCCCGTGGGTGGCATCACCGAGGGCTGGACGCGCCCCAACGGCCTGCGCATCCACAAGGTGCGGGTGCCGCTGGGCGTGGTGGCGATCATCTACGAGAACCGCCCCAACGTCACCAGCGACGCCTTCGGCCTGTGCCTCAAGTCGGGCAACGCCGCGTTCCTGCGGGGCTCGTCGGGGGCGATCCGGTCGAACATGGCCATCGCCGGGGTGCTGCGGGAGGCGCTCGCCAAGGCGGGCCTGCCGGAGGACGCCCTGGTGCTGGTGGAGGACACGTCCCGCGAGGCGGCGGTCGAGTTCATGCGCCAGCGCGACAGCATCGACTGCCTCATCCCCCGGGGCGGCCCGTCGCTGATCAGCTCGATCCTCGACAACGCCACCGTCCCCTACGTGATCGACGGCGACGGCAACTGCCACGTGTACGTCGACGCCGCGGCGGACCTGGGCATGGCGCTCGACATCCTCGACAACGCCAAGACGCAGCGGCCCTCGGTGTGCAACGCCGCCGAGACGGCGCTGGTCCACGAGGCGGTCGCCGAGGCGTTCCTGCCGCGGCTCGCCGAGCGGCTCGACGGCGTCGAGCTGGTGGGCGACGAGCGGGTCGCCGCGGCGCTGGGCGTGCCGCTCGCCACCGAGGACGATTGGGCGCACGAGTTCCTGGCGCTCAAGCTGGCGGTGCGGGTGGTGCCGTCGCTCGACGCCGCGGTCGACCACGTGGCCCGCTACGGCTCGGGTCACTCGGAGGCCATCGTCACCGGCGACCTGGCCGCCGCCGAGCGCTGGACCGACGAGGTCGACGCCGCCGCGGTGCTGGTCAACGCCTCCACCCGGTTCGTCGACGGCGAGGAGTTCGGCTTCGGCGCCGAGATCGGGATCTCCACCCAGAAGCTCCACGCCCGCGGCCCGATGGGCCTCCGCGAGCTGACCACCGAGAAGTACGTGGTCCACGGCACCGGCCAGGTCCGCCCCTAG
- a CDS encoding sugar ABC transporter permease produces MAGRTRRAQRRREALLGYLLVAPALVVFAVFVFYPFAKNFQLAFYQDPLFNLPGKRYVGFDQISDVLSSEDFRHSLWTTIAFALLSVPAGILLGLALAVAAHQKLRGIGIYRTIFASTVASSVAVAAVIFGTLFNPVIGWLPWLGIEPQPPFLQNPDWALPAVALVTIWQSIGLSFIVMSAGLQAIPEEVLEAAELDGARPWRRFWRVTVPLLSPTIFFAVVVGSIFAFQAFAQVEMLTKGGPIDRTNVLTYNIFVTLRESQDEGRAAVLSIALFLVTLLLTLFQMRILEKRVHYAS; encoded by the coding sequence ATGGCCGGGCGCACCCGGCGTGCGCAGCGTCGGCGGGAGGCGCTGCTGGGCTACCTGCTGGTGGCCCCGGCGCTGGTCGTGTTCGCCGTCTTCGTCTTCTACCCCTTCGCCAAGAACTTCCAGCTGGCCTTCTACCAGGACCCGCTGTTCAACCTCCCCGGCAAGCGCTACGTCGGCTTCGACCAGATCAGCGACGTCCTCTCGTCCGAGGACTTTCGCCACAGCCTCTGGACGACGATCGCGTTCGCCCTGCTCTCGGTGCCCGCCGGCATCCTGCTAGGCCTGGCCCTGGCCGTCGCGGCCCACCAGAAGCTGCGGGGCATCGGCATCTACCGCACGATCTTCGCCTCGACGGTGGCCAGCTCGGTGGCGGTGGCGGCGGTCATCTTCGGGACGCTGTTCAACCCGGTGATCGGCTGGCTGCCGTGGCTCGGCATCGAGCCCCAGCCGCCGTTCCTGCAGAACCCCGACTGGGCGCTGCCCGCCGTCGCCCTGGTGACGATCTGGCAGAGCATCGGCCTGTCGTTCATCGTGATGTCGGCGGGCCTGCAGGCCATCCCCGAAGAGGTGCTGGAGGCGGCCGAGCTCGACGGTGCCCGTCCCTGGCGGCGGTTCTGGCGGGTGACGGTGCCGCTGCTGTCGCCCACGATCTTCTTCGCCGTGGTGGTCGGGTCGATCTTCGCCTTCCAGGCGTTCGCCCAGGTGGAGATGCTCACCAAGGGCGGCCCGATCGACCGCACCAACGTGCTGACCTACAACATCTTCGTCACCCTGCGGGAGAGCCAGGACGAGGGCCGGGCGGCGGTGCTGTCGATCGCTCTGTTCCTGGTCACGCTGCTGCTGACCCTGTTCCAGATGCGGATCCTCGAGAAGCGGGTGCACTATGCGTCGTAG
- a CDS encoding carbohydrate ABC transporter permease, translating into MRRSGGRPGLRKFARYLLLTALAFVVLFPIYVTVVGSLLMPEQLTSRPPTLIPDHPQWSSYSDAWSGGHFSTYLRNSAVITALITVGQLVTSILAGYAFALLEFPFKRTIFVVFLATMMVPFEVTIITNLQTVTDLGWYNSYAGLAVPFLATGFGAFLMRQAFLQIPHDLRDAATIDGYGHLKFLGRVAVPLARPSIAALAVFSFLGAWNQYLWPLLVTRDDEYRTVQIGLKQLRSTQLDEINVTLAGTILAALPLVVLLILFQKQLIRGLTTGAVKG; encoded by the coding sequence ATGCGTCGTAGCGGTGGCCGGCCCGGGCTCAGGAAGTTCGCCCGCTACCTGCTGTTGACCGCCCTGGCGTTCGTGGTGCTGTTCCCCATCTACGTGACGGTCGTGGGGTCGCTGCTGATGCCCGAGCAGCTCACGTCGCGCCCGCCCACGCTGATCCCGGACCACCCGCAGTGGAGCTCCTACAGCGACGCCTGGAGCGGCGGCCACTTCTCCACCTACCTGCGCAACAGCGCGGTGATCACCGCGCTGATCACCGTCGGGCAGCTCGTCACGTCGATCCTCGCCGGGTACGCCTTCGCCCTGCTGGAGTTCCCGTTCAAGCGGACGATCTTCGTGGTGTTCCTGGCCACGATGATGGTGCCGTTCGAGGTCACGATCATCACCAACCTCCAGACCGTGACCGACCTCGGTTGGTACAACAGCTACGCCGGCCTGGCGGTGCCGTTCCTGGCGACCGGCTTCGGGGCGTTCCTCATGCGCCAGGCGTTCCTGCAGATCCCGCACGACCTGCGCGACGCGGCCACGATCGACGGCTACGGCCACCTCAAGTTCCTCGGCCGCGTGGCGGTGCCGCTGGCGCGCCCGTCGATCGCGGCGCTGGCGGTGTTCTCGTTCCTCGGCGCCTGGAACCAGTACCTGTGGCCGCTGCTGGTGACCAGGGACGACGAGTACCGGACCGTTCAGATCGGCCTCAAGCAGCTGCGCAGCACGCAGCTCGACGAGATCAACGTGACGCTGGCCGGCACGATCCTGGCGGCGTTGCCGCTGGTCGTGCTGCTGATCCTGTTCCAGAAGCAGCTCATCCGCGGGCTCACCACCGGGGCGGTGAAAGGTTGA
- a CDS encoding ABC transporter substrate-binding protein: protein MRTRTGLVWLTAVALLGAACSGGDDDAGGGGGGGGGGDLPECPLDALDDATEPTEITLWHTMVRANEEALVTLTDAFNASQTDVKVNLVNNNDSNDQHEKYLSAISTGGELPDLVQSQEFYLQQLVDTQTVLPAQSCLDAENTSTEDFVDRTLAYYEIADVQWGLPFAVSEPILLYNRTAFTNAGLDPDNPPATFEDLRTAAQALVDAGHEGGLGLKLDAWHLEQMLAWQGEPFVNSGNGREERATEVAFDTDTAVETFAFLKGLVDDGLAITSPADGEGGFDNLLSVGTGKVGMTIDASGSLGTIIQVLESGQYADVEPAVAPVPGREDDGGVLVGGSGLYVSAQDPAKQAAAWRFAEFLTSAESQSQWAAATGFVPVRESATELPEVQQRWQEIPGFRVAYDELTEGAENDATAGPAIGDYRTVRRVVQEAEAKMYLEDMSPEDAVAEAAEKANDAISSYNSRI from the coding sequence GTGAGGACACGAACGGGTCTGGTCTGGCTGACGGCGGTCGCTCTCCTGGGCGCCGCCTGCAGCGGTGGCGACGACGACGCCGGTGGTGGGGGAGGTGGCGGGGGCGGCGGTGACCTCCCGGAGTGCCCGCTCGACGCCCTCGACGACGCCACCGAGCCGACCGAGATCACGTTGTGGCACACGATGGTGCGGGCCAACGAGGAGGCCCTGGTCACCCTCACCGACGCCTTCAACGCGTCGCAGACCGACGTGAAGGTGAACCTGGTCAACAACAACGACAGCAACGACCAGCACGAGAAGTACCTGTCCGCCATCAGCACCGGCGGCGAGCTGCCCGACCTGGTCCAGTCGCAGGAGTTCTACCTCCAGCAGCTGGTCGACACGCAGACCGTGCTGCCGGCGCAGTCGTGCCTGGACGCAGAGAACACCAGCACCGAGGACTTCGTCGACCGCACACTTGCCTACTACGAGATCGCCGACGTGCAGTGGGGGCTGCCGTTCGCCGTCTCCGAGCCGATCCTCCTCTACAACCGCACGGCGTTCACCAACGCCGGGCTCGACCCGGACAACCCGCCCGCCACCTTCGAGGACCTGCGCACCGCCGCCCAGGCGCTGGTCGACGCCGGCCACGAGGGCGGCCTCGGCCTCAAGCTCGACGCCTGGCACCTGGAGCAGATGCTGGCCTGGCAGGGCGAGCCGTTCGTGAACAGCGGCAACGGGCGCGAGGAGCGCGCCACGGAGGTGGCGTTCGACACCGACACCGCGGTGGAGACGTTCGCGTTCCTCAAGGGCCTGGTCGACGACGGCCTGGCGATCACCAGCCCGGCCGATGGCGAGGGCGGCTTCGACAACCTGCTCAGCGTCGGCACCGGCAAGGTGGGAATGACCATCGACGCCTCGGGCTCCCTGGGCACGATCATCCAGGTGCTGGAGAGCGGCCAGTACGCCGACGTCGAGCCGGCGGTGGCGCCGGTGCCGGGCCGGGAGGACGACGGCGGCGTGCTCGTCGGCGGCTCCGGCCTCTACGTCTCGGCCCAGGACCCGGCGAAGCAGGCCGCGGCCTGGCGCTTCGCCGAGTTCCTGACGTCGGCCGAGAGCCAGTCGCAGTGGGCCGCGGCGACGGGGTTCGTCCCGGTGCGCGAGTCGGCCACCGAGCTGCCGGAGGTCCAGCAGCGCTGGCAGGAGATCCCCGGCTTCCGGGTCGCCTACGACGAGCTCACCGAGGGTGCCGAGAACGACGCCACCGCGGGTCCCGCCATCGGCGACTACCGGACCGTGCGGCGCGTCGTGCAGGAAGCCGAGGCGAAGATGTACCTGGAGGACATGTCCCCCGAGGACGCCGTCGCCGAGGCCGCGGAGAAGGCGAACGACGCGATCTCGTCGTACAACTCCCGCATCTGA
- a CDS encoding GNAT family N-acetyltransferase, translated as MTRARTATPDDIAPLAAALARAFADDPVMTWLFGPHDERRLKRLRRFFALEARRHGVQGEVLTTDGHLGGAFWDPPDRWKEKWVDMLRSLPVMAPAVGPRVFRAVRGLSVIEQAHPRAPHWYLSVLGTDPPAQGTGVGADLMAPILDRCDEQGLGAYLESSKERNIAFYARYGFAVTAEIQLPDGPPLWPMWREPKAA; from the coding sequence GTGACCAGGGCACGGACCGCGACACCGGACGACATCGCGCCGCTGGCCGCGGCGTTGGCCCGCGCCTTCGCCGACGACCCGGTGATGACCTGGCTCTTCGGCCCCCACGACGAGCGCCGGCTGAAGCGGCTCCGGCGGTTCTTCGCCCTCGAGGCCCGCCGCCACGGCGTGCAGGGCGAGGTGCTCACCACCGACGGCCACCTGGGCGGCGCCTTCTGGGACCCGCCCGACCGCTGGAAGGAGAAGTGGGTCGACATGCTGCGGTCGCTGCCCGTGATGGCGCCTGCCGTCGGCCCCCGCGTGTTCCGGGCGGTGCGCGGCCTGTCGGTGATCGAGCAGGCCCACCCCCGGGCACCGCACTGGTACCTCTCCGTGCTGGGGACCGACCCGCCGGCGCAGGGCACGGGCGTCGGCGCCGACCTCATGGCCCCGATCCTCGACCGCTGCGACGAGCAGGGCCTGGGCGCCTACCTCGAGTCGTCGAAGGAGCGGAACATCGCGTTCTACGCCCGCTACGGCTTCGCCGTGACGGCCGAGATCCAGCTACCCGACGGCCCGCCGCTGTGGCCCATGTGGCGGGAGCCGAAGGCGGCGTGA
- a CDS encoding ABC transporter substrate-binding protein: MLKPLAAATSALLLLVACGGGDDDSGDSGGSGDGDGGGDLADCPVDALDDATAPVEISFWHPMVRANEEALIALTDAYNASQDEVEVSLVNNTTYDDQQDKYRAGLTSGDLPDVSMQQDIYLQQLIDTQTVLPAQSCIDATSNFPTDDFTARTLEYYQVGDVQWGLPFNVSNPVFYYDKAAFRAADLDPEAPPATFDDVRAAAEAITASGYPAGFGLKVDSWYFEQLVALQGGELVDNGNGRDDRASAATFDSEAGAAVFDFFGAMVADGLATPSPREGPSEFDNLLGIANGQHAMTFDTSAALGTIVELLASGQYTNVDLGVAPLPKGDPDAEGGIVVGGAALYISATEPAKQAAAWDFMQYLTTPESQSQWAAATGYIPVRASATELPEITARWAEVPGFRVAYDQLVDGADTTATNGGVIGDFEGVRAAIEDAEDTMFLDGGSPDAAVADAATAASAAMEAYNTRL; encoded by the coding sequence ATGTTGAAGCCCCTCGCGGCGGCCACCTCGGCGCTGCTCCTCCTCGTGGCCTGTGGCGGAGGCGACGACGACTCGGGCGACTCCGGGGGCTCGGGCGACGGCGACGGCGGCGGCGACCTCGCCGACTGCCCGGTCGACGCGCTCGACGACGCCACCGCACCCGTCGAGATCTCGTTCTGGCACCCGATGGTGCGGGCCAACGAGGAGGCCCTGATCGCGCTGACCGACGCCTACAACGCCTCGCAGGACGAGGTGGAGGTGTCGCTGGTCAACAACACCACCTACGACGACCAGCAGGACAAGTACCGGGCCGGCCTCACGTCCGGCGACCTGCCCGACGTGTCGATGCAGCAGGACATCTACCTGCAGCAGCTGATCGACACGCAGACCGTGCTGCCGGCCCAGTCCTGCATCGACGCCACCAGCAACTTCCCCACCGACGACTTCACGGCCCGCACGCTGGAGTACTACCAGGTGGGCGACGTGCAGTGGGGCCTGCCGTTCAACGTGTCGAACCCGGTCTTCTACTACGACAAGGCGGCGTTCCGGGCGGCCGACCTCGACCCCGAGGCCCCGCCCGCCACCTTCGACGACGTGAGGGCCGCCGCCGAGGCGATCACGGCGTCGGGCTACCCGGCCGGGTTCGGGCTCAAGGTCGACTCGTGGTACTTCGAGCAGCTCGTGGCCCTGCAGGGTGGCGAGCTGGTCGACAACGGCAACGGCCGCGACGACCGGGCGTCGGCGGCGACGTTCGACAGCGAGGCCGGCGCGGCGGTGTTCGACTTCTTCGGCGCGATGGTGGCCGACGGGCTCGCCACGCCCAGCCCCCGTGAGGGCCCCAGCGAGTTCGACAACCTCCTCGGCATCGCCAACGGCCAGCACGCCATGACCTTCGACACCTCGGCGGCGCTGGGCACGATCGTCGAGCTGCTGGCGTCCGGCCAGTACACGAACGTCGACCTGGGCGTGGCCCCGCTGCCGAAGGGCGACCCTGACGCCGAAGGTGGCATCGTGGTGGGCGGCGCCGCGCTCTACATCTCGGCCACCGAACCGGCCAAGCAGGCCGCGGCCTGGGACTTCATGCAGTACCTGACCACGCCGGAGAGCCAGTCGCAGTGGGCCGCGGCCACCGGCTACATCCCGGTGCGGGCGTCGGCCACCGAGCTGCCGGAGATCACCGCGCGCTGGGCCGAGGTCCCCGGCTTCCGGGTGGCCTACGACCAGCTGGTCGACGGCGCCGACACCACCGCCACCAACGGCGGGGTGATCGGCGACTTCGAGGGTGTGCGGGCCGCCATCGAGGACGCCGAGGACACGATGTTCCTCGACGGCGGGTCGCCCGACGCCGCCGTGGCCGACGCGGCGACCGCCGCGTCCGCCGCCATGGAGGCGTACAACACAAGACTGTGA